One region of Lampris incognitus isolate fLamInc1 chromosome 12, fLamInc1.hap2, whole genome shotgun sequence genomic DNA includes:
- the LOC130121630 gene encoding leukemia inhibitory factor receptor, which translates to MTAHVIDKSDPRKCAKALFTGVPRQLVRCDPPFNATFRRVSGQLEINAMWRQADRKAIRNYYVRYKTAGSPQWSKRILSVTSPLEECGKQERSWGGGALAAPEIHHQLLGFPDVELEPVQSKDVEKCIVENVNSSLVHEVQIQCVANEKCSQCPWSNGYTAPPGQSPLHCIFPSGEPVEGYHVSVAKASGEPPSVWMNTRHPEIKLVLSFSAYLLSIAAFNNVSTSPAVSRTILPPENSKYWFPQRNKSGRGYPKTKLNVTFNSNTSFTLSWKDDLFNSCSCYSVEWYSRGHETRYMSFFENKNKHKTISFKEPLEPHERYSISLHTRDTRETCNIKHINNSESTYGSTHFYFTEGSPLGAPTNISAHSVTASSMVLQWTSVPEEDVRGVLLGYIIFYNEYHHRATRTEKNVTVEPTSNSHELGGLSSGTVYVVQISAFTRAGVGARSTLSHFETSPQGHPTLGVAIATVVLLVVLICLIKTVSLLFKSVKNKFWSSIPNPGNSNAVQKIDGSSEREIQRHLNTLQLEEWDTYSLHIIDKGAESTTSELLPSNLAEAEGNSDSEQLSTDSLNVDWFQEETETASEDLFSHITAGASVDMQQKESESLPFTFPSDYTTMEMFQQATPSSTPALTTASNKVSSSSPSSTEHCT; encoded by the exons ATGACAGCTCACGTAATTGATAAGAGTGATCCAAGGAAATGCGCAAAGGCACTTTTTACAGGCGTACCTAGACAACTGG TTCGATGTGATCCTCCATTCAATGCCACCTTCAGGcgcgtatccggccaattagaaATAAATGCGATGTGGCGACAGGCGGACAGAAAAGCTATCCGAAATTACTATGTGAGATATAAGACAGCAGGCAGCCCGCAGTGGAGTAAG AGAATTCTGTCTGTGACATCACCATTGGAGGAGTGTGGTAAACAGGAGAGATCTTG GGGTGGGGGAGCTCTTGCGGCACCGGAAATCCACCACCAGCTCCTTGGTTTTCCAGATGTTGAGCTGGAG CCAGTGCAATCAAAAGATGTGGAGAAGTGTATTGTAGAGAATGTGAATTCCTCGTTGGTCCATGAGGTGCAGATACAATGTGTCGCCAATGAGAAATGTTCACAATGCCCATGGAGCAACGGCTACACTGCTCCACCAGGTCAGAGTCCCCTGCATTGCATT TTTCCTAGCGGAGAACCGGTGGAGGGCTACCACGTGAGTGTTGCGAAAGCCTCGGGAGAGCCGCCGTCTGTATGGATGAACACCCGTCATCCTGAGATCAAACTGGTCCTATCCTTCTCAGCCTACCTCCTCAGCATCGCGGCCTTCAACAACGTCAGCACCTCCCCCGCTGTGAGCCGGACCATACTGCCACCGGAGAACAGCAAGTATTGGTTTCCACAGAGAAACAAAAGTGGACGCGGTTACCCAAAGACAAAG CTGAACGTGACATTCAACAGTAACACGTCTTTTACCCTGTCTTGGAAAGACGACCTGTTCAATTCCTGCTCATGCTACAGCGTGGAATGGTACAGCAGAGGACACGAGACTCGCTACATGTCCTTTTTCGAGAACAAGAACAAGCACAAGACCATTTCCTTTAAGG AGCCTCTGGAGCCCCACGAGCGGTACAGCATCTCCCTCCACACGAGGGACACCCGCGAGACCTGCAACATCAAGCACATCAATAACAGCGAGAGCACTTATGGAAGTACGCACTTCTATTTTACTGAAGGAT CTCCTCTCGGTGCTCCGACTAACATCAGCGCACACAGCGTGACTGCAAGTTCCATGGTCCTGCAATGGACGTCTGTTCCAGAGGAAGACGTCAGAGGCGTCCTCCTGGGTTACATCATCTTCTACAACGAGTACCACCACAGGGCAACACGTACCGAGAAAA ACGTGACCGTGGAGCCCACGTCGAACAGCCACGAGCTGGGAGGTCTAAGCAGCGGAACCGTGTACGTGGTCCAGATTTCGGCTTTTACCCGCGCTGGCGTGGGAGCACGAAGCACATTAAGCCACTTCGAAACAAGTCCTCAAG GTCATCCGACTCTCGGCGTTGCCATAGCAACCGTTGTCCTTTTGGTCGTTTTGATATGTTTGATCAAAACCGTCTCTCTGCTGTTTAAGAG CGTAAAAAACAAGTTCTGGTCTAGCATACCTAACCCCGGCAACAGCAACGCCGTGCAGAAAATCGACGGGTCTTCTGAGCGG GAAATTCAGAGGCACCTTAACACTCTGCAGTTAGAAGAATGGGATACTTACAGTCTTCACATAATCGATAAAGGAGCTGAGAGCACCACTTCAGAGTTACTACCATCAAATCTTGCAGAAGCTGAGGGAAACTCAGACTCCGAACAGCTATCGACCGATAGTCTTAATGTGGACTGGTTCCAAGAAGAGACAGAGACTGCAAGTGAAGATCTCTTTTCTCACATTACGGCAGGGGCATCCGTGGACATGCAACAGAAAGAGTCTGAGAGTTTGCCATTCACTTTTCCGAGTGACTATACAACCATGGAAATGTTTCAGCAGGCGACGCCTAGCAGCACCCCTGCTCTAACAACGGCTAGCAATAAAGTCAGCAGCAGCAGTCCGTCCAGTACTGAACATTGCACGTAA